A region of Streptomyces cinnamoneus DNA encodes the following proteins:
- a CDS encoding DUF397 domain-containing protein gives MLHNRLSAHRWRKSSYSGDQNPSCLEWQHTPDGSIAIRDSKTPSRGGFLFRREAWSAFVIALQSESAEASKLRSEQEARR, from the coding sequence GTGTTACACAACAGACTCTCTGCACATAGATGGCGTAAGTCCTCATACAGTGGGGATCAGAACCCGTCGTGTTTGGAGTGGCAGCACACCCCCGACGGGTCGATTGCCATACGCGACAGCAAAACCCCTTCACGCGGCGGGTTTCTGTTCCGCCGCGAGGCATGGTCGGCATTCGTCATCGCCTTACAGAGCGAGAGCGCAGAAGCCAGCAAGCTGAGAAGCGAGCAGGAGGCACGCAGATGA
- a CDS encoding DUF397 domain-containing protein: MTITPQALWHKSSYSSGGDNCVEVATQAHPAPIAIRDSKHPHGPLLTFSPAEFRFFTRALTDGTL; encoded by the coding sequence ATGACCATCACCCCGCAGGCCCTCTGGCACAAGAGCAGCTACAGCTCTGGCGGCGATAACTGCGTAGAAGTCGCCACCCAAGCCCACCCCGCCCCCATAGCCATACGCGACTCCAAGCACCCCCACGGCCCCCTACTCACCTTCAGCCCCGCCGAGTTCCGTTTCTTCACGCGAGCCCTCACAGACGGCACTCTCTAG